CACAAGCCCCTCATCTTCACTGAACCTGTCAAAATCTATTTTTTCGGCCTTGTTCTTTCCCTGCCATTCAACACCCCACGTATCACTTGAACCGAAGCTGAGTGGTGAAGCCGTTTTTGTTACGGAAGACGCTATACCTGCATTGATCAGCTCGCTTTTGATCTGCCTGTAATTTTTATCAATGTCTCCTGTGAGCCAGTGGTACACCACCTGCCCCCGGTCGTATCCCGCATCCCGATCCTGTGCGTAGCGTATTTGCTGTGCCACCATCAGTGTGGAAATGATGAGTGTAATGGCGAAACTGAATTGTAAAACCACCAGCACTTTTCGTGGGTTCAAGGCTGCATTTGTTCTTTTGAATGTTCCCTTTAAAATGGCGATGGGTTGGAAAGAGGATAGAAAAAAGGCTGGATAGCTACCTGCTATGATGCCGGTAAAAACCACAAAAAGCAAAGTGGCGATCCAGAAATAACCGCTATCGTATGGAAATGCAAGTTCTTTCGCGATGAGCGTGTTGAAAGCAGGCAATGTCGCGGCTACAAGAAGCAAAGCCATTACTCCGGCGATCAGGGATATCAGGATCGACTCGCCGATAAACTGCCCCATGAGCAATCCTTTATTTGCCCCGGCCGTTTTTCTGATACCCACTTCCTTCGCACGTTTTTCACTACGGGCTGTGCTCAGGTTCATGAAATTAATGCAGGCGATCAGTAAAATAAAGGCCGCAATGATCCCGAATAACCGAACGATCGCTATCCTGCCGCCCGAGATTTTCCCATTCTCAAAATTGGAATAAAGGTGCCATTTGCTGATCGGATGTAGAAAAACTTCATGTTCCTCTTCTTTATTAGAATGCCGGATAGTGATGTCTTTGATTTTCCCTGCCAATGTTTCCGGATTCGCGTTGGGTTTCAGTTGGACAAATGTTTTTACTGAATTGTTACCCCAGCTATCATCATCCTCACCAATTCTCTTCAAATATTGCCAGGGGAGAATGTAGTCAAAATGGAAAACAGTATTGGTAGGAAGGTCTTTCAACACCCCTGTGACCGTAAAATTGTCTCTGTCGATGGTGATTACCTTGTTCAATGCGTCTTTCGTATCAAACATTTTCATCGCCATTTTCTCCGTCACAATGATGGAATTCGCGCCAGTCAATGCAGTTTTCGGATCGCCCTGCATCATTGGACAATCAAACATTTGAAGAAACGCAGCATCAGTAATGAGCGCCTCAGTAGACAGTTTCTTCTCACCAGCCTTGGTGACAAACCAGCGGGACGACTGGCGGGAGATATTGGCAACCTCAGGATATTCCTCTTTTAATGTGGGCCCGAGGATCTTGGGGGTATTATCCCAGCATTGCAGTTTGCCATCAAAAACACCCCGGT
The genomic region above belongs to Dyadobacter pollutisoli and contains:
- a CDS encoding ABC transporter permease, translating into MLENYFKIAFRNLLRNKGFSAINISGLAVGMASSLLILLWIYNEVNYDKFHSKKDYLYHAWNRGVFDGKLQCWDNTPKILGPTLKEEYPEVANISRQSSRWFVTKAGEKKLSTEALITDAAFLQMFDCPMMQGDPKTALTGANSIIVTEKMAMKMFDTKDALNKVITIDRDNFTVTGVLKDLPTNTVFHFDYILPWQYLKRIGEDDDSWGNNSVKTFVQLKPNANPETLAGKIKDITIRHSNKEEEHEVFLHPISKWHLYSNFENGKISGGRIAIVRLFGIIAAFILLIACINFMNLSTARSEKRAKEVGIRKTAGANKGLLMGQFIGESILISLIAGVMALLLVAATLPAFNTLIAKELAFPYDSGYFWIATLLFVVFTGIIAGSYPAFFLSSFQPIAILKGTFKRTNAALNPRKVLVVLQFSFAITLIISTLMVAQQIRYAQDRDAGYDRGQVVYHWLTGDIDKNYRQIKSELINAGIASSVTKTASPLSFGSSDTWGVEWQGKNKAEKIDFDRFSEDEGLVKTARLQLIAGRDMDLSKYPSDSSAMILNESAAKVMGFEDPIGQIVKDGDKAYQVVGVIKDFLIGSPYDHAKPMIIEGAQSYFNVIHMKLNAAKPTAESVKATEAIFKKYNPDYPFEYHFVDADYTLKFDDTQKIATLTGLFAGLTIFISCLGLFGLAAYMAENRIKEIGVRKVLGASVMSITTLLSKEFLILVLIAILIASPVAWLAMDTWLNDFSYRISMQWWVFALSGAMAVIVSLLTVSYQAVRAALLDPVKSLRSE